One genomic region from Salvia hispanica cultivar TCC Black 2014 chromosome 2, UniMelb_Shisp_WGS_1.0, whole genome shotgun sequence encodes:
- the LOC125206048 gene encoding probable receptor-like protein kinase At5g24010 encodes MATTKILSLYHISLLLSLIAAAAAASFSPTDHFLVNCGSSAAQTLDADHRVFAGDDPRFLASTQTLQLESLDPPSPLYRTARAFTHPAHYVFPITDRGVHHLVRLHFHPLRDNRCDLSEAEFHVIANGFLLLRNFRPSTAASSVVIKEFAIPVDSGELKITFLPSDKSGFAFVNAIEVITAPIDLIADVAQLVDAEKNERIHGLLRSGFETVHRVNVGGFKVTPFNDSLWRTWITDDEFFNSIEGSETVHFGGIIKYRNGGLSREVGPDNVYNTARVIRSKDSSIPKVNLTWSFQIEKGYSHMVRMHFCDIASVSTYMLYFNVYVNGNLAYENVDLTQSTDAILASPFYADFVVDEGSSGSLDVSVGPSNMSWPRAVDAILNGIEIWKLNNTMGSFGGEVCADSVWRSWRTGHTSVVLPLIAAIFLLLSASVFLQRRRNASASTGWARLPVDVSESNLKGGNQLSSIK; translated from the coding sequence ATGGCCACAACCAAAATCCTCTCTCTCTACCACATCTCCCTCCTCCTTTCTCtcatcgccgccgccgccgccgcttccTTCTCTCCAACCGATCACTTCCTCGTGAACTGCGGCTCCAGCGCTGCCCAGACCTTGGATGCCGACCACCGAGTCTTCGCAGGCGACGACCCGCGCTTCCTCGCGTCGACCCAGACGCTCCAGCTCGAGAGCTTAGATCCGCCTTCTCCGCTCTACCGCACCGCTCGAGCCTTCACCCACCCCGCGCATTACGTCTTCCCCATCACAGATCGCGGCGTTCATCACCTCGTACGCCTCCATTTCCACCCGCTTCGTGACAATCGCTGTGACCTAAGCGAAGCTGAATTCCACGTCATCGCCAACGGATTCCTGTTGCTGCGGAACTTCCGCCCCTCAACCGCCGCCAGCTCCGTGGTAATCAAGGAATTCGCCATCCCGGTCGACTCCGGCGAGTTGAAAATCACGTTTCTGCCCTCCGATAAATCCGGATTCGCGTTCGTGAACGCGATTGAGGTGATAACCGCTCCGATTGACCTAATTGCTGACGTGGCGCAGCTCGTGGACGCCGAGAAAAACGAGAGGATTCATGGATTGCTGAGGAGCGGTTTCGAGACTGTGCATAGGGTGAATGTTGGGGGATTCAAAGTGACGCCGTTTAACGATTCCCTGTGGAGGACTTGGATTACAGATGATGAGTTCTTCAATTCGATCGAGGGTTCCGAAACGGTTCACTTTGGGGGCATAATCAAGTACCGAAACGGCGGGTTAAGCCGAGAAGTGGGGCCGGATAATGTGTACAACACAGCGAGGGTGATTCGGAGCAAAGATAGCTCGATTCCGAAAGTGAATTTGACATGGTCGTTTCAAATCGAGAAGGGTTATAGTCACATGGTGCGTATGCATTTCTGTGATATAGCAAGTGTCTCCACATACATGTTGTATTTCAATGTGTATGTGAATGGCAACCTAGCATATGAGAATGTGGATTTGACGCAAAGCACCGATGCGATCCTGGCCTCGCCGTTCTATGCTGACTTCGTGGTGGATGAGGGGAGCTCGGGGAGCTTGGACGTGAGCGTGGGGCCGTCGAACATGAGCTGGCCGCGGGCAGTTGATGCCATTCTCAACGGGATTGAGATATGGAAGCTGAATAACACGATGGGGAGCTTTGGCGGAGAGGTGTGCGCGGATTCCGTgtggaggagctggaggacAGGGCACACTAGTGTGGTGCTTCCATTGATTGCTGCAATATTCTTGTTGCTATCTGCATCGGTGTTTTTGCAGAGGAGAAGGAATGCCTCTGCTTCGACGGGATGGGCTCGTTTGCCGGTTGATGTTTCTGAATCCAATCTAAAGGGTGGCAATCAATTGTCATCAATCAAGTAA
- the LOC125207281 gene encoding probable serine/threonine-protein kinase At1g01540 isoform X1, giving the protein MSVLDTAFVDTELSNRTSIFGLHLWVVIGIVIGAVIVLILFLVSLCITAFRRRGSAGSKGKLRFPASEMSPSISKEIQVIARDAAEQRSVAPQAVPEIQIDMGKVEHRVVFSDRAGSSGESRGTSGAETGSHGGNGSLPEVSHLGWGRWYTLRELEAACNSLSDENVIGEGGYGIVYYGELADNTRIAVKNLLNNRGQAEKEFKVEVDAIGRVRHKNLVRLLGYCVEGAYRMLVYEYVDNGNLEQWLHGDVGEISPLTWEIRVNIIIGTAKGLAYLHEGLEPKVVHRDIKSSNILLDHQWHPKLSDFGLAKLLNPEISYVTTRVMGTFGYVAPEYACTGMLNEKSDVYSFGILIMEIITGRSPVDYSRPKEEVNLVEWLKMMVGNRKSEEVADPKLPERPASKALKRLLLAALRCVDPDAQKRPKMGHVIHMLESEDFQSREERRIGRNSSSSIGEDSHRGMINKQCNEGESSRSHRYSEMAV; this is encoded by the exons ATGTCAGTTTTGGATACGGCGTTTGTGGACACCGAGCTCTCTAACAGGACATCGATCTTCGGCCTGCATCTATGGGTGGTGATCGGGATAGTAATCGGAGCAGTCATAGTGCTCATTCTCTTCCTCGTGTCGCTCTGCATCACCGCCTTCCGCCGCCGCGGTAGCGCCGGCAGCAAGGGAAAATTGCGCTTCCCGGCGAGCGAGATGAGTCCGTCCATATCGAAGGAGATACAGGTGATCGCCCGCGACGCCGCTGAGCAACGCTCCGTCGCACCTCAG GCTGTGCCAGAGATACAGATAGATATGGGGAAGGTGGAGCACAGAGTTGTGTTTTCTGATAGAGCAGGATCAAGTGGCGAGAGCAGGGGTACTAGTGGGGCTGAGACAGGATCCCATGGTGGCAATGGGTCGTTGCCAGAGGTGTCCCATTTGGGATGGGGAAGGTGGTATACTTTGAGAGAGCTTGAGGCAGCCTGTAACAGTTTGTctgatgagaatgtgattggTGAAGGTGGATACGGCATTGTGTATTATGGCGAGTTAGCTGATAACACCCGTATAGCTGTAAAGAATTTGTTGAACAACAG GGGACAAGCGGAAAAAGAGTTCAAGGTTGAAGTGGATGCAATTGGACGTGTTAGACACAAGAATCTTGTCAGGTTGCTCGGTTACTGTGTCGAAGGAGCCTACAG GATGCTTGTCTATGAATATGTTGATAATGGAAATTTGGAGCAATGGCTTCATGGAGATGTGGGAGAAATCAGCCCTTTGACATGGGAGATTCGtgtgaatataataattgGAACTGCTAAAGG ATTGGCTTATCTCCATGAAGGTCTGGAGCCGAAGGTTGTTCACCGTGACATCAAGTCCAGCAACATACTGCTTGATCATCAGTGGCATCCTAAATTATCAGACTTTGGTCTAGCTAAACTTTTGAATCCAGAGATTTCTTACGTGACAACACGAGTGATGGGAACATTTGG TTATGTTGCTCCTGAATATGCTTGCACTGGTATGCTGAACGAGAAGAGTGATGTATATAGCTTTGGAATATTGATCATGGAGATCATCACCGGTAGATCACCGGTTGATTATTCCCGGCCAAAAGAAGAG GTCAATCTGGTTGAGTGGCTGAAGATGATGGTTGGAAACAGGAAATCGGAGGAAGTAGCAGATCCCAAGTTGCCTGAACGGCCTGCCTCCAAAGCGCTGAAGCGCCTGCTCTTGGCAGCCCTTCGATGTGTTGATCCCGATGCCCAGAAACGGCCCAAGATGGGACACGTGATACACATGCTGGAATCAGAAGACTTCCAATCTCGCGAG GAGCGGCGAATTGGGCGTAACTCTTCCAGTTCCATAGGTGAAGATAGTCATCGTGGCATGATCAATAAACAATGCAATGAAGGAGAGAGTAGTAGAAGTCATAGGTATAGTGAGATGGCTGTATAA
- the LOC125207281 gene encoding probable serine/threonine-protein kinase At1g01540 isoform X2 yields the protein MVAMGRCQRCPIWDGEGGYGIVYYGELADNTRIAVKNLLNNRGQAEKEFKVEVDAIGRVRHKNLVRLLGYCVEGAYRMLVYEYVDNGNLEQWLHGDVGEISPLTWEIRVNIIIGTAKGLAYLHEGLEPKVVHRDIKSSNILLDHQWHPKLSDFGLAKLLNPEISYVTTRVMGTFGYVAPEYACTGMLNEKSDVYSFGILIMEIITGRSPVDYSRPKEEVNLVEWLKMMVGNRKSEEVADPKLPERPASKALKRLLLAALRCVDPDAQKRPKMGHVIHMLESEDFQSREERRIGRNSSSSIGEDSHRGMINKQCNEGESSRSHRYSEMAV from the exons ATGGTGGCAATGGGTCGTTGCCAGAGGTGTCCCATTTGGGATGGGGAAG GTGGATACGGCATTGTGTATTATGGCGAGTTAGCTGATAACACCCGTATAGCTGTAAAGAATTTGTTGAACAACAG GGGACAAGCGGAAAAAGAGTTCAAGGTTGAAGTGGATGCAATTGGACGTGTTAGACACAAGAATCTTGTCAGGTTGCTCGGTTACTGTGTCGAAGGAGCCTACAG GATGCTTGTCTATGAATATGTTGATAATGGAAATTTGGAGCAATGGCTTCATGGAGATGTGGGAGAAATCAGCCCTTTGACATGGGAGATTCGtgtgaatataataattgGAACTGCTAAAGG ATTGGCTTATCTCCATGAAGGTCTGGAGCCGAAGGTTGTTCACCGTGACATCAAGTCCAGCAACATACTGCTTGATCATCAGTGGCATCCTAAATTATCAGACTTTGGTCTAGCTAAACTTTTGAATCCAGAGATTTCTTACGTGACAACACGAGTGATGGGAACATTTGG TTATGTTGCTCCTGAATATGCTTGCACTGGTATGCTGAACGAGAAGAGTGATGTATATAGCTTTGGAATATTGATCATGGAGATCATCACCGGTAGATCACCGGTTGATTATTCCCGGCCAAAAGAAGAG GTCAATCTGGTTGAGTGGCTGAAGATGATGGTTGGAAACAGGAAATCGGAGGAAGTAGCAGATCCCAAGTTGCCTGAACGGCCTGCCTCCAAAGCGCTGAAGCGCCTGCTCTTGGCAGCCCTTCGATGTGTTGATCCCGATGCCCAGAAACGGCCCAAGATGGGACACGTGATACACATGCTGGAATCAGAAGACTTCCAATCTCGCGAG GAGCGGCGAATTGGGCGTAACTCTTCCAGTTCCATAGGTGAAGATAGTCATCGTGGCATGATCAATAAACAATGCAATGAAGGAGAGAGTAGTAGAAGTCATAGGTATAGTGAGATGGCTGTATAA
- the LOC125205460 gene encoding mechanosensitive ion channel protein 1, mitochondrial isoform X3, with protein MAAMRISRLKHLHSVKSTFQFHVRPSSAYSSKCYASGESDTLQRFDQNGFGMSGFRSSNFSQYSRGFYSDVRISNRFLRNSTYRGSLPFAGKTPLLNQRFFSSASDGKGVTPVDATGTVGDVSVGGENWTPKVKEAWESAVEAAKYAGKKAKEASDEAAPHVQELLDAHPYLRDVIVPVGGTLAGTMLAWSLLPRLFRRFHKYSVEGPGALLSKGSLFGPVPYEESFWGALEAPVRYFVTFMAFLTVGGMVAPTTIASQYATQAWKGALVISVVWFLHRWKTSVIARALVVKGLEGVRRDQLLTMDKISTIGLFVVGSMALAEACGVAMQSVLTVGGIGGVATAFAAKDILGNVLSGISVQLSQPFSVGDMIKAGSVEGQVVEMGLTTTLLLTAEKFPVVVPNSLFSSQDKESEQDILLEAVRIIKQHGATLGSTREDIIG; from the exons ATGGCCGCGATGAGGATTTCACGATTGAAGCATTTACATTCTGTTAAATCGACTTTTCAATTTCACGTACGACCTTCTTCTGCATATTCGAGCAAATGCTATGCCTCTGGAGAGTCGGATACTTTGCAGAGATTTGATCAAAATGGTTTCGGGATGTCGGGTTTCAGATCTTCCAACTTTTCTCAATATTCTAGGGGGTTTTATTCTGATGTGCGTATTTCGAATAGGTTTCTGAGAAATTCGACTTATCGCGGCAGTCTTCCGTTTGCTGGAAAAACCCCTTTGCTCAATCAACGTTTCTTCTCATCAGCTAGTGATGGTAAAGGTGTCACTCCGGTAGATGCTACAGGTACTGTGGGTGATGTTAGCGTTGGTGGGGAAAATTGGACTCCTAAAGTTAAAGAAGCGTGGGAATCTGCGGTTGAGGCTGCAAAGTATGCAGGAAAAAAGGCGAAAGAGGCTTCTGATGAAGCAGCTCCTCATGTTCAGGAGTTGCTTGATGCTCATCCCTATCTTAGAGATGTGATTGTGCCAGTCGGTGGTACTTTGGCAGGAACGATGTTGGCATGGTCTTTGTTGCCTAGGCTATTTAGGCGGTTCCATAAGTACTCCGTGGAAGGACCTGGTGCTTTGCTATCAAAGGGTTCTTTGTTCGGGCCCGTTCCTTATGAGGAAAGCTTCTGGGGTGCATTGGAGGCTCCAGTCCGATATTTTGTAACGTTCATGGCTTTCTTGACAGT AGGGGGAATGGTTGCACCGACTACTATTGCCTCACAATATGCAACACAGGCTTGGAAAGGCGCTCTTGTTATATCCGTTGTCTGGTTTCTTCATCGGTGGAAAACTAGTGTGATTGCCCGAGCTTTGGTTGTTAAGGGCTTAGAAGGTGTCCGGAGAGATCAGTTACTGACTATGGACAAAATCTCAACCATAGGACTCTTTGTTGTTGGGTCAATGGCTTTAGCTGAAGCATGTGGTGTGGCAATGCAATCTGTTCTGACTGTGGGAGGCATTGGAG GAGTTGCCACTGCTTTTGCTGCCAAAGATATACTTGGGAATGTCCTAAGTGGTATTTCTGTACAGCTGTCGCAACCATTTTCAGTTGGTGATATGATAAAA GCTGGATCTGTAGAAGGTCAAGTAGTAGAAATGGGCCTTACAACTACCTTATTGCTGACTGCTGAGAAGTTTCCTGTTGTCGTCCCAAATTCTCTGTTTTCCAGCCAG